A single window of Penaeus chinensis breed Huanghai No. 1 chromosome 9, ASM1920278v2, whole genome shotgun sequence DNA harbors:
- the LOC125029064 gene encoding uncharacterized protein LOC125029064, which yields MSTVQKQTSTRSVTQQSTETSGVTQTSTTTSRQTNRVQITQRGLFFDDACFEDTRNDFRNAISDVVSRFGDKSSNIDELTQYRSLRSREIRDENQAITSSQDDSKYKIVVDVQDFVSGGEINVKVVEEREVVVEGRVQKVEGNRTSSKSFQRSFFLPEDVDVNTLASVMSADGVLTITAIRRTVTQQLTQVPVSIQKVENKQVTTTTSTTGVQEIPVQPVQDTNQTVSVQKVTKITQQTTTSSDSSTPQSPEKPLPIAKKGDFFNDSFFEDTRQHFQTAVHDVLQKMNIQTSTTDELSTYRNLRQRELREETQAATVNEDQTTHKVVVDVQDFINGGEVNVKVVNEREIIIEGHVEKKEGNTTSTKRFRKRYVLPEDIEVEKVTSVMSSDGVLTITTPKKPSTLSLSEVPVNIQKIENKKVTTTTTTTGVQETPVPVQPAQPVQPVQDTDQTVSVQKVTKITQQTTTSSDSSTPQSPEKPLPIAKKGDFFNDSFFEDTRQHFQTAVHDVLQKMNIQTSTTDELSTYRNLRQRELREETQAATVNEDQTTHKVVVDVQDFINGGEVNVKVVNEREIIIEGHVEKKEGNTTSTKRFRKRYVLPEDIEVEKVTSVMSSDGVLTITTPKKPSPQQLSEVPVSIQKIENKKVTTTTTTTGVQETPVPVQPAQPVQPVQDTDQTVSVQKVTKITQQTTTSSDSSTPQSPEKPLPIAKKGDFFNDSFFEDTRQHFQTAVHDVLQKMNIQTSTTDELSTYRNLRQRELREETQAATVNEDQTTHKVVVDVQDFINGGEVNVKVVNEREIIIEGHVEKKEGNTTSTKRFRKRYVLPEDIEVEKVTSVMSSDGVLTITTPKKPSSQPLPEVPVSIQKIENKKVTTTTTTTGVQETPVPVQPAQPVQPVQDTDQTVSVQKVTKITQQTTTSSDSSTPQSPEKPLPIAKKGDFFNDSFFEDTRQHFQTAVHEVLQKMNIQTSTTDELSTYRNLRQRELREETQAATVNEDQTTHKIVVDVQDFVNGGEVTVKIVNEREVIIEGHVEKMEGNKTSIKRFRKRYVLPENIEVEKVTSVMSSDGVLTITTPKKPSSQPLTQVTPVSIQKIENKKQETLTQETKTTTDKSVTDVPSRILTIIKKGNFFNDTFFEDCRQNFQTAVIQILKKLNIETSTVDIMTTYRTIRQRELKEETQAITEKESEQIRKFVVDVQDFVNGGEVTVKVVQEREVVVEGRVDRLEGGVTSTKRFKKTFILSENIQVNSVTAVMSADGILTITAPKKVTQQQQVAVEKATDTKAVVQKPGEDRVLPVNKKGSFLSDPYFQDSRQDFQSSVTEVVMKSSEKDSKEDHMTIYRRLRQKTIKLENQAVSVKEDAQFQKIVLDVLDFMNGEVKVMITSENILVVEGRGTRQEGVKTSSHSFLRRFIVPDNVIPESIEATLSSDGILTIFSKKQ from the exons ATGTCCACCGTCCAGAAGCAGACGTCGACTCGCTCCGTCACGCAACAGTCCACGGAGACGTCGGGAGTGACCCAGACGTCCACCACGACGTCCCGCCAGACTAACCGCGTGCAGATCACGCAGCGCGGACTCTTCTTCGATGACGCTTGCTTCGAAGACACGAGGAACGACTTCCGAAATGCGATCAGCGACGTCGTGTCCAGGTTTGGCGACAAATCTTCCAACATCGACGAGCTCACTCAGTACAGAAGTTTGCGTTCGCGCGAAATAAGGGACGAGAACCAGGCCATCACGTCGTCTCAGGACGATAGCAAGTACAAG ATTGTGGTAGATGTTCAGGACTTTGTGAGTGGAGGAGAAATCAATGTCAAAGTCGTCGAAGAAAGAGAAGTCGTGGTCGAAGGCCGCGTCCAGAAGGTGGAAGGCAACAGGACTTCCAGCAAGAGCTTCCAGCGAAGCTTCTTTCTTCCCGAGGACGTCGATGTCAATACTTTGGCCTCTGTTATGTCCGCCGATGGCGTTCTTACCATCACGGCCATCCGAAGG ACAGTAACGCAACAACTGACGCAAGTTCCTGTCAGCATCCAGAAAGTTGAAAACAAACAGGTCACGACGACCACATCCACAACAGGTGTGCAGGAAATTCCTGTCCAGCCCGTTCAGGACACTAACCAAACTGTCAGTGTGCAGAAGGTCACCAAGATCACTCAGCAGACCACGACCTCCAGCGACTCCTCAACTCCTCAGTCGCCAGAGAAGCCTCTTCCCATTGCCAAGAAGGGCGACTTCTTCAACGACTCCTTCTTCGAGGACACGCGCCAGCACTTCCAGACGGCCGTCCATGATGTCCTGCAGAAGATGAACATCCAGACGTCTACGACAGACGAGCTCTCCACCTACAGGAACCTTCGTCAGCGCGAACTGAGAGAGGAAACCCAAGCTGCCACAGTCAATGAGGACCAGACAACACACAAG GTTGTTGTTGACGTCCAAGATTTTATCAATGGCGGAGAAGTGAATGTGAAGGTTGTAAACGAGCGAGAAATCATCATTGAAGGCCACgtcgagaaaaaggaaggaaacacTACTTCTACGAAACGTTTCCGTAAACGTTATGTTCTTCCCGAAGACATCGAAGTCGAAAAAGTAACTTCTGTGATGTCCTCTGATGGTGTCCTCACCATTACAACGCCGAAGAAA CCGTCCACTCTGTCGCTGTCGGAAGTTCCTGTCAATATCcagaaaattgaaaacaaaaaggtcacaacaaccacaaccaccacaggTGTTCAAGAGACACCTGTACCTGTCCAGCCTGCTCAACCTGTGCAGCCTGTCCAGGACACTGACCAGACTGTCAGTGTGCAGAAGGTCACCAAGATCACTCAGCAGACCACGACCTCCAGCGACTCCTCAACTCCTCAGTCGCCAGAGAAGCCTCTTCCCATTGCCAAGAAGGGCGACTTCTTCAACGACTCCTTCTTCGAGGACACGCGCCAGCACTTCCAGACAGCCGTCCATGATGTCCTGCAGAAGATGAACATCCAGACATCTACGACAGACGAGCTCTCCACCTACAGGAACCTTCGTCAGCGAGAACTGAGAGAGGAAACCCAAGCTGCCACAGTCAATGAGGACCAGACAACACACAAG GTTGTTGTTGACGTCCAAGATTTTATCAATGGCGGAGAAGTGAATGTGAAGGTGGTGAACGAGCGAGAAATCATCATTGAAGGCCACgtcgagaaaaaggaaggaaacacTACTTCTACGAAACGTTTCCGTAAACGTTATGTTCTTCCCGAAGACATCGAAGTAGAAAAAGTAACTTCTGTGATGTCATCCGATGGAGTCCTCACCATTACAACGCCGAAGAAA CCATCTCCTCAGCAACTGTCGGAAGTTCCCGTGAGCATCcagaaaattgaaaacaaaaaggtcacaacaaccacaaccaccacaggTGTTCAAGAGACACCTGTACCTGTCCAGCCTGCTCAACCTGTGCAGCCTGTCCAGGACACTGACCAGACTGTCAGTGTGCAGAAGGTCACCAAGATCACTCAGCAGACCACGACCTCCAGCGACTCCTCAACTCCTCAGTCGCCAGAGAAGCCTCTTCCCATTGCCAAGAAGGGCGACTTCTTCAACGACTCCTTCTTCGAGGACACGCGCCAGCACTTCCAGACAGCCGTCCATGATGTCCTGCAGAAGATGAACATCCAGACATCTACGACAGACGAGCTCTCCACCTACAGGAACCTTCGTCAGCGAGAACTGAGAGAGGAAACCCAAGCTGCCACAGTCAATGAGGACCAGACAACACACAAG GTTGTTGTTGACGTCCAAGATTTTATCAATGGCGGAGAAGTGAATGTGAAGGTTGTAAACGAGCGAGAAATCATCATTGAAGGCCACgtcgagaaaaaggaaggaaacacTACTTCTACAAAACGTTTCCGTAAACGTTATGTTCTTCCCGAAGATATCGAAGTAGAAAAAGTAACTTCTGTGATGTCATCCGATGGAGTCCTCACCATTACAACACCGAAAAAA CCATCTTCTCAGCCCCTACCAGAAGTTCCCGTGAGCATCcagaaaattgaaaacaaaaaggtcacaacaaccacaaccaccacaggTGTTCAAGAGACACCTGTACCTGTCCAGCCTGCTCAACCTGTGCAGCCTGTCCAGGACACTGACCAGACTGTCAGTGTGCAGAAGGTCACCAAGATCACTCAGCAGACCACGACCTCCAGCGACTCCTCAACTCCTCAGTCGCCAGAGAAGCCTCTTCCCATTGCCAAGAAGGGCGACTTCTTCAACGACTCCTTCTTCGAGGACACACGCCAGCACTTCCAGACAGCCGTCCATGAGGTTCTGCAGAAGATGAACATCCAGACGTCTACGACAGACGAGCTATCCACTTACAGGAACCTTCGCCAGCGCGAACTGAGGGAAGAGACCCAAGCCGCCACAGTCAACGAGGACCAGACAACGCATAAG ATTGTTGTAGACGTTCAGGACTTTGTAAATGGTGGTGAGGTTACAGTGAAAATTGTAAACGAACGCGAAGTCATCATCGAGGGACACGTTGAGAAGATGGAAGGCAATAAGACATCCATAAAACGTTTCCGTAAACGTTATGTTCTGCCAGAAAACATAGAGGTAGAGAAGGTCACTTCGGTAATGTCATCGGACGGAGTTTTGACTATCACAACACCGAAGAAA CCATCATCTCAGCCGCTGACGCAAGTGACGCCCGTCAGTATCCAGAAAATTGAGAACAAGAAGCAAGAGACACTTACGCAGGAAACGAAGACGACCACCGACAAGAGCGTGACTGACGTTCCAAGCCGGATCTTGACCATCATTAAGAAAGGGAACTTCTTCAACGACACCTTCTTCGAAGACTGTCGCCAGAACTTCCAGACAGCTGTCATACAGATTCTGAAGAAGCTGAACATTGAGACTTCCACCGTTGACATCATGACCACGTACAGGACCATCCGTCAGCGCGAGTTGAAGGAGGAGACGCAAGCCATcactgagaaagagagcgagcaaaTCCGCAAA TTCGTTGTGGACGTGCAAGATTTCGTCAACGGAGGAGAAGTGACGGTCAAGGTCGTCCAGGAGcgtgaggtggtggtggaagggcgCGTGGACAGGCTGGAGGGCGGAGTCACCTCGACCAAAAGGTTCAAAAAGACGTTCATCCTCTCGGAGAACATCCAGGTGAACTCGGTGACCGCTGTAATGTCGGCTGACGGCATTCTCACCATCACGGCTCCAAAGAAG GTGACGCAACAGCAACAAGTCGCCGTCGAGAAGGCTACAGACACGAAGGCCGTTGTCCAGAAACCCGGCGAAGACAGAGTTCTTCCGGTGAATAAGAAGGGAAGTTTCCTCAGCGATCCCTACTTCCAAGACTCGCGCCAAGACTTCCAGTCGTCCGTTACGGAAGTCGTGATGAAATCCAGCGAGAAGGATTCGAAGGAGGATCACATGACGATCTACAGGCGCCTTCGCCAGAAGACCATCAAGCTGGAGAACCAGGCAGTCAGCGTCAAAGAGGACGCTCAGTTccaaaag ATCGTGCTCGACGTCTTGGACTTCATGAACGGGGAAGTGAAGGTCATGATCACATCCGAGAACATCCTTGTGGTGGAAGGACGCGGGACACGCCAGGAGGGGGTCAAGACGTCCTCCCACAGCTTCCTCAGGCGCTTCATCGTGCCTGACAACGTTATCCCGGAGTCCATTGAAGCCACGCTCTCCTCCGACGGCATCCTTACCATATTCTCCAAGAAGCAGTGA
- the LOC125029281 gene encoding zinc finger protein 830-like, translated as MSLSRGKPEDIKKLMQEQIKTKAITKQVDSPYAKYNSRGQLMCIVCGTVVKSAIIWQAHVNKRSHLENLTRLKQKQQQLNSQQSSSNHKNNVPQKRAASPPPQTSNKKQATSAAAKPKGILKKISTYSSSSSSESEEEETKPAEHPVKQIKTEDDETKPTGNGLPEGFFDEDQPPARPKDDESMFKEEQSKSKEPPKPNTSEVLPEGFFDDPVADAKARKVEYKDKEAEEWMSFMREVSAAEQVSRTIIEEDKEEAALATQIEQANEQIAYLEKVVELDQKKTSQLLERGNNKRDSDGEEDSSDEEFVPVIWRTKNSLI; from the exons ATGAGTCTCAGTCGAGGAAAACCTGAAGATATTAAGAAGCTGATGCAGGAGCAGATAAAGACGAAGGCGATAACGAAGCAGGTGGATTCTCCGTATGCCAA ATACAATAGTCGAGGTCAGCTGATGTGCATTGTATGTGGAACTGTAGTGAAAAGTGCCATCATCTGGCAGGCACATGTCAATAAGCGTTCACATCTTGAGAATTTGACAAgactgaaacaaaaacaacagcag TTGAACAGCCAGCAGTCTAGCAGTAATCACAAGAACAATGTTCCACAAAAAAgggctgcttctcctcctcctcagactTCCAATAAAAAGCAGGCAACTTCTGCAGCTGCCAAGCCAAAAG GGATCTTGAAAAAAATCAGCAcgtactcatcatcatcatcatcagagagtgaagaggaggaaactAAACCTGCTGAGCATCCAGTCAAGCAAATTAAAACTGAAGATGATGAGACTAAACCTACAGGAAATG GGTTACCAGAAGGATTCTTTGATGAAGATCAGCCTCCCGCAAGACCAAAAGACGATGAATCCATGTTTAAAGAAGAACAGTCCAAATCTAAGGAACCTCCGAAACCAAACACAAGTGAAGTTCTACCTGAAGGATTCTTTGATGATCCTGTTGCAGATGCTAAG GCACGCAAAGTTGAATATAAGGATAAGGAGGCTGAGGAGTGGATGTCTTTCATGAGAGAAGTGTCAGCTGCTGAGCAAGTAAGCCGAACGATTattgaggaagacaaagaggaggcaGCGCTAGCAACACAAATTGAACAGGCCAATGAGCAGATTGCTTACCTAGAAAA GGTTGTAGAACTGGATCAGAAGAAGACCAGCCAATTACTGGAGAGAGGAAACAATAAGAGAGATTCAGACGGTGAAGAAGATTCCAGTGATGAAGAATTTGTGCCTGTAATATGGAGAACCAAAAATTCTCTCATTTAG